TACCGCCCTACGCTACTCCCGAACGGCTTTGCCGCTACCTCGTCTCACGATGGGGGCGGTGGCAACGGCAGAAACGACAGTATTTGCTCAGCTCGAGCCGCTCCGTCGTCTTTTGCTTGTTCTTCTGCGTGTTGTAGTTCCGGCGCTTGCACTCCGTGCATGCCAGCACTACGATCACGCGGTTTTCCTTTTTTGCCACTTCCCTCGG
Above is a genomic segment from Candidatus Dormiibacterota bacterium containing:
- the rpmG gene encoding 50S ribosomal protein L33, translating into MAKKENRVIVVLACTECKRRNYNTQKNKQKTTERLELSKYCRFCRCHRPHRETR